The sequence CAGATCAACTCGAAGAGATGAAGCATATTTTCGAAAAAGAAACGGGAAAGAAAGTGACACTCACAATCTCTGCAGGAGCCTATATCCGTATCGATGAACTCCGAGATATTCTCATCGAGAGAATCCCAAAACCAGTAGAATCAGATATGATCACTGACGGAGAAACTGAAACTCCAGAAGTGAAGATCTATGACCTCAAGACTCGCCAAGCAGATCCAAAACGTTGTCACATCAAGAAACGTGATGATGGAGACTATGAAGTCACTGGAACTCGTATCGAAGAAATTGCTCGTATGACTGATACTCGCTACACCGATGGAGTGAATCGTATCTATGATGTCATGGAACGTCTCAGTGTCATGAAGCGACTCAAGCTCCTGATTGCTGATGAGATTTCTCGCGAAGGACAAGGATTCTTCGAAGGTGAAGAGGACTTCGTTGTACCGGGTGTCTGGATTGCTGGGAAGAAATTCTCACTCGAAGGACTCATATTTATGAGAGAGAAGGAATAATTCTTCTCTCTTTTTCTTTGCCAAACTCCTCTTTTTGTCTATATTAGACTCCATGACTCTACACGATATACAAATCCGCGACGGCTTCTGGGAAGAAATCCAAAATAATCCGCACACATACGCGCATATCATAATGATTGCGACCAAGCCAGATATCATCAAACAAGCACCACTCTACCTCGAACTGAAAAAACGAGGAGAAATGGTAATCCTCGCGCATACGGGTCAACACTACGACTACAATCTCTCCGAGGGTGTTCTCCAGGAATTTGGCATGACCGTCGATATCCAGCTCAATGTCTCAGGAAAACTCCATGAGAAATTTTCTCAGATTATCGAACGACTCGGGAATTTCCTCGTGAAGCTCTCTGGAGAATACGATAAAATCCCCGTTCCATACGTTCACGGAGATACGCTCACAGCTACAACTGCCGACAAGGCTGCATTTCTGAATAAGTTCGCTGTGGTTCACGTCGAGGCAGGAATCCGTACTTTCACACCGAACGAACATTTCTATCATCGTATCTTCACCGAGTACATGCATGGAGATTTCGATTGGGAAATGTACTATTCCTACATGCAGAATCACCGTATCTATGAGCTCGGAAGTATCGAGCCATATCCAGAGCAGTTCGACACACGAGGTGTTGAGCCTTCGACTGGATATTTTGCTGTACCGCACGAACTCTACAAGAGAACCCTGATCGATGAAGGATTCCAGGATGACCGTATCGAAGTCGTCGGCAATACGGTCGCTGATGCTGTACGACTTTCTTGTGAGAAAATCCCAACTTCGAAAGCATTTGACCTCTATCCGAATATGAAGGGGAAAAAACCGATTTTTATCACGATTCACCGTCGAGAAAATTGTGAAGTAAGAGAGCGTTTTCTTGCTATCTACAACGGGATAAAGAAACTCATCATCGAATGATATCCTGTCTGTTTTCTCGGGCTCAATGCCTCAGAAGCAGCAATCGACCGATACGAACTCCGCGCTGATATAGAATCACTTCGAGAAAAATATAAAGAGAACTTTGCCTATGGACCAGCATTTGCTCATCATCATGAAGTGATGGATATACTCACCCATGCTGGTTGCGTCATGACAGATTCTGGAAGTATGCAAGAAGAAGCCAATATCGTCGGACTCCCCTGTGTGACCGTCAGATTCGGGAGCGACCGAACCGAGACACTCCTCGCAGGAGCCAATGTCCTCGCTCCACCAGTCAATGCTCGTCTCATCGCTGACATCACCAAGTGAGCCTACGACAATCCGAACATGCGCAAGTGAAACCTCTACGGAGAAAACGTCAGTGAAAAAATCGTCAACTGAGTTCTAAAGCTCCTGAAGAAGGAATGAAAACTCTTCCGACTGGATCATGAGAGACTCGGAGTGGAAAAGTATTTTGATTGGACAATATAAAAACTCGACGTATATTATTTATAGAATTTTACTTACTCACTTATGCCTAAAGAAAAACTTGTGCGACCAGATCTTCCTAGAAATCATGCGAAAAACATATACGATCGAAAACCGATTTCAGAAACTCTTGTAGGGCAAGTGAGTGCGGCAATTGTTCATAATCATGCAAGAAATAATATTGGAAACCCCATCTTTCGATGACAACTCATGCAAGAAACAGCATGAGCAGCAGATCATGGACTCCTCAAAAGTTCTAGATCATGAAAAGCAGTACAACTTTTCTCTACTGCCGTTGAAAGAGCCTGGCTCAATGGTGAAGAGAGATAGAAAATTCCTCCAACTAAAGTTTGGAGGAATTTTTGATAAGTCTCGGAAAATGATACACTGCATCCCAGATTCTTTTTGCTCGGATTTTTGGCTGTGTAATAAGGCGATAGAGCCACTCGAGTCCGAGCTTCTGGAATACCATTGGTGCACGCTTCTGAAGTCCGAGGAGAAAATCGATCGATGCACCAACACCCAGTCCAACCACTTTCTGTGATTCAGACAAATGTGAGAAAATATCGATAAGGAGTTTCTCTTGAACTTTCATGCCAACACAAGAGAATACATATTCTATAGATTCTGTTTCGACGAGTTTTGCGATTTCCTCAGGAGTTTTTTCTCCAGAAAATACGACAAAAAGGTCTACACCAGGATATTTTGACTCGATGATATTCTTGAGATCTTTCTGTACTTCTGCCTTCTTACGCTCGAGATCATTTTTTGGTACGGCATTTTTTCGGTCGATAACCAGAATTCTTCGTTTTTCGAGTTCTCATCTTGAATCTTGAATCTTGAATCTTGAATCTTCTAATATATCCCTTACGAGGTCACTTCCCTTCACGAGTTCTCCATAGTCGTTTCTGACACCTCTTTTATCGAAAAATGTACGAAACCCAGCAGAAAAAAATCATCTTCCCTCCTGCATCATATATCACACATAGAGCCCGTTACCATCAGGAACATTGTAGGTGGCTTGCTTCAGTACATCCATGAATTCAGCATCACGATTCGCAC is a genomic window of Candidatus Gracilibacteria bacterium containing:
- a CDS encoding WecB/TagA/CpsF family glycosyltransferase; the protein is MNKNTTLLNIPLYNGMYSDFLATIQNPTKKILVFTPNPEIFVRANRDAEFMDVLKQATYNVPDGNGLYVGYMMQEGRGFFSAGFRTFFDKRGVRNDYGELVKGSDLVRDILEDSRFKIQDSRGELEKRRILVIDRKNAVPKNDLERKKAEVQKDLKNIIESKYPGVDLFVVFSGEKTPEEIAKLVETESIEYVFSCVGMKVQEKLLIDIFSHLSESQKVVGLGVGASIDFLLGLQKRAPMVFQKLGLEWLYRLITQPKIRAKRIWDAVYHFPRLIKNSSKL
- a CDS encoding UDP-N-acetylglucosamine 2-epimerase; this encodes MTLHDIQIRDGFWEEIQNNPHTYAHIIMIATKPDIIKQAPLYLELKKRGEMVILAHTGQHYDYNLSEGVLQEFGMTVDIQLNVSGKLHEKFSQIIERLGNFLVKLSGEYDKIPVPYVHGDTLTATTADKAAFLNKFAVVHVEAGIRTFTPNEHFYHRIFTEYMHGDFDWEMYYSYMQNHRIYELGSIEPYPEQFDTRGVEPSTGYFAVPHELYKRTLIDEGFQDDRIEVVGNTVADAVRLSCEKIPTSKAFDLYPNMKGKKPIFITIHRRENCEVRERFLAIYNGIKKLIIEGYPVCFLGLNASEAAIDRYELRADIESLREKYKENFAYGPAFAHHHEVMDILTHAGCVMTDSGSMQEEANIVGLPCVTVRFGSDRTETLLAGANVLAPPVNARLIADITKGAYDNPNMRKGNLYGENVSEKIVNGVLKLLKKEGKLFRLDHERLGVEKYFDWTI